The proteins below come from a single Juglans regia cultivar Chandler chromosome 12, Walnut 2.0, whole genome shotgun sequence genomic window:
- the LOC109005882 gene encoding ATP-dependent (S)-NAD(P)H-hydrate dehydratase isoform X1, whose amino-acid sequence MIVKHGMNCQFAFLGSKKDFMLASSAIFRRQQFLIRSLGGCTNQTHQKRMQETKALRGTSLEADAEHILRAITPTLDLNKHKGQAGKIAVIGGCREYTGAPYFAAISALKIGADLSHVFCTKDAAPVIKSYSPELIVHPVLEESYSVRDEDKLSISGKILAEVDKWMERFDCLVVGPGLGRDPFLLDCVSKILKHARQSNVPIVIDGDGLFLVTNSLDLVSGYPLAVLTPNVNEYKRLIQKVLNCEVNEQDAHEQLLALAKGVGGVTILQKGKSDLISDGETVKSVSIYGSPRRCGGQGDILSGSVAVFLSWARQHLSAAEGDTSISKINPTILGCIAGSALMRKAASLAFQNKKRSTLTSDIIEFLGTSLEDICPAC is encoded by the exons ATGATTGTTAAACATGGCATGAACTGTCAATTTGCCTTTTTGGGAAGCAAAAAAGATTTTATGTTGGCTTCCTCGGCTATTTTCAGAAGACAACAGTTCTTGATAAGGTCTCTTGGGGGTTGCACCAATCAAACCCATCAGAAAAGAATGCAAGAAACTAAGGCACTGAGGGGGACTTCCTTGGAAGCCGATGCTGAGCATATTTTGCGAGCAATTACTCCAACCCTTGATCTCAATAAACATAAAGGCCAGGCTG GAAAGATAGCTGTTATTGGCGGGTGTCGTGAATACACAGGTGCTCCATATTTTGCAGCTATTTCTGCTTTAAAAATT GGTGCTGATTTGTCTCATGTTTTCTGTACAAAAGATGCCGCTCCAGTCATAAAAAGCTACAGTCCTGAGTTGATTGTGCATCCTGTTCTAGAAGAATCCTACAGTGTTAG GGATGAGGACAAGCTCTCCATATCCGGCAAGATTCTTGCTGAGGTCGATAAGTGGATGGAAAGATTCGACTGCCTTGTTGTTGGTCCAGGCCTTGGAAGGGACCCATTTCTTCTG GACTGTGTTAGCAAAATCTTGAAGCATGCAAGACAGTCCAACGTCCCAATTGTTATAGATGGG GATGGACTTTTTCTTGTTACGAACAGTCTCGATCTTGTTAGTGGTTATCCCTTGGCTGTCCTTACCCCAAATGTAAATGAATATAAGCGCCTCATTCAGAAAGTGCTGAATTGTGAAGTTAATGAGCAAGACGCTCATGAGCAATTACTAGCTCTAGCCAAAGG GGTTGGTGGTGTAACCATCCTACAGAAAGGAAAATCTGACCTCATTAGTGATGGTGAGACAG TAAAATCAGTTAGCATCTATGGTTCTCCAAGACGCTGTGGTGGCCAGGGTGATATACTTTCTGGAAG TGTGGCAGTATTTTTATCATGGGCCCGTCAACATCTTTCAGCTGCAGAAGGGGATACGAGTATCAG CAAAATTAATCCAACAATATTGGGTTGCATTGCTGGGTCTGCTTTGATGAGGAAGGCGGCATCACTTGCTTTTCAGAATAAGAAAAGGTCTACCCTCACTAGTGATATCATCGAGTTCTTGGGGACAAG TTTGGAGGATATATGTCCTGCCTGTTGA
- the LOC109005881 gene encoding protein trichome birefringence-like 10, producing MSEKPSVPDLEAMPVSELFNKFKRLRLFEPSVGVLGFVCITVFVICCFFYLDHRTVAKGLLFPGQSGRFKWLQNKGSGKGPSVEFLDKRGDGCDVFVGDWVWDEDYPLYQSKDCRFLDEGFRCSENGRPDLFYTKWRWQPKYCNLPRFNAKLMLEKLRNKRLVFVGDSIGRNQWESLLCMLSSAVLNKDSIYEVNGSPITKHKGFLVFKFKDFNCTVEYYRSPFLVLQSRPPARAPQQVRTTLKLDQMDWNYVTWREADVLVLNTGHWWNYEKTTRGGCYFQDGADVKMDMEVEHAYQRSIETVLHWIHTELNSSKTQVFFRTYAPVHFRGGDWRTGGNCHLETLPELGSSLVPSDTWAHFKLANDILSAHLNTSRVMRFEVLNVTHMTARRKDGHSSLYYLGPDIGPAPVHRQDCSHWCLPGVPDTWNELLYALLLKNEANRSWNST from the exons ATGTCAGAGAAACCATCTGTACCGGACCTCGAAGCCATGCCAGTTTCTGaacttttcaataaatttaagcGCTTGAGGCTGTTTGAGCCGTCCGTGGGTGTTCTGGGATTTGTCTGTATTACTGTCTTTGTGATTTGTTGCTTCTTCTACTTGGATCACAGAACTGTAGCGAAAGGGTTACTGTTTCCCGGCCAGTCGGGGAGGTTCAAGTGGTTGCAGAATAAAGGGTCCGGTAAGGGCCCGAGCGTTGAGTTTCTTGATAAAAGGGGCGACGGCTGTGATGTATTTGTGGGGGATTGGGTGTGGGATGAGGACTATCCTTTGTATCAGTCCAAAGATTGCAGATTTCTAGATGAAGGATTCCGGTGCTCTGAGAATGGGAGACCTGATTTGTTTTACACCAAGTGGAGATGGCAGCCCAAATATTGTAACTTGCCCAG GTTTAATGCAAAATTGATGTTGGAAAAACTGCGAAACAAAAGGCTGGTGTTTGTTGGCGACTCAATTGGGAGAAACCAATGGGAGTCTCTCCTCTGCATGCTCTCATCTGCAGTTCTTAACAAGGATTCAATATATGAAGTAAATGGCAGCCCGATTACAAAGCACAAGGGATTCCTAGTGTTCAAGTTTAAGGACTTCAACTGCACCGTGGAGTATTACAGGTCTCCATTTCTTGTACTGCAGAGCAGGCCCCCTGCCAGAGCTCCCCAACAGGTAAGGACAACATTGAAATTGGATCAAATGGATTGGAACTATGTGACATGGAGAGAAGCGGATGTGCTGGTGTTAAACACAGGGCATTGGTGGAATTATGAGAAGACCACAAGAGG GGGCTGTTACTTTCAGGACGGTGCGGATGTGAAGATGGATATGGAAGTAGAACATGCATATCAGAGGTCCATAGAGACTGTGTTGCACTGGATACACACTGAATTAAATTCAAGCAAGACCCAGGTTTTCTTTCGCACATATGCTCCTGTACATTTCAG AGGAGGGGATTGGAGGACTGGGGGAAACTGTCACTTGGAGACACTTCCAGAGCTGGGATCCTCATTGGTTCCTTCTGATACTTGGGCACATTTCAAACTAGCCAATGATATATTATCAGCTCACTTGAACACATCACGAGTTATGAGATTTGAGGTATTGAATGTAACTCATATGACTGCACGTAGAAAAGATGGGCATTCATCTTTATATTATCTGGGTCCGGATATAGGCCCTGCACCTGTCCATCGCCAGGATTGCAGTCATTGGTGTCTACCTGGAGTCCCTGATACATGGAATGAGCTACTCTATGCACTCCTCCTTAAGAATGAGGCTAATCGCTCCTGGAACTCAACATAG
- the LOC109005882 gene encoding ATP-dependent (S)-NAD(P)H-hydrate dehydratase isoform X2 has translation MQETKALRGTSLEADAEHILRAITPTLDLNKHKGQAGKIAVIGGCREYTGAPYFAAISALKIGADLSHVFCTKDAAPVIKSYSPELIVHPVLEESYSVRDEDKLSISGKILAEVDKWMERFDCLVVGPGLGRDPFLLDCVSKILKHARQSNVPIVIDGDGLFLVTNSLDLVSGYPLAVLTPNVNEYKRLIQKVLNCEVNEQDAHEQLLALAKGVGGVTILQKGKSDLISDGETVKSVSIYGSPRRCGGQGDILSGSVAVFLSWARQHLSAAEGDTSISKINPTILGCIAGSALMRKAASLAFQNKKRSTLTSDIIEFLGTSLEDICPAC, from the exons ATGCAAGAAACTAAGGCACTGAGGGGGACTTCCTTGGAAGCCGATGCTGAGCATATTTTGCGAGCAATTACTCCAACCCTTGATCTCAATAAACATAAAGGCCAGGCTG GAAAGATAGCTGTTATTGGCGGGTGTCGTGAATACACAGGTGCTCCATATTTTGCAGCTATTTCTGCTTTAAAAATT GGTGCTGATTTGTCTCATGTTTTCTGTACAAAAGATGCCGCTCCAGTCATAAAAAGCTACAGTCCTGAGTTGATTGTGCATCCTGTTCTAGAAGAATCCTACAGTGTTAG GGATGAGGACAAGCTCTCCATATCCGGCAAGATTCTTGCTGAGGTCGATAAGTGGATGGAAAGATTCGACTGCCTTGTTGTTGGTCCAGGCCTTGGAAGGGACCCATTTCTTCTG GACTGTGTTAGCAAAATCTTGAAGCATGCAAGACAGTCCAACGTCCCAATTGTTATAGATGGG GATGGACTTTTTCTTGTTACGAACAGTCTCGATCTTGTTAGTGGTTATCCCTTGGCTGTCCTTACCCCAAATGTAAATGAATATAAGCGCCTCATTCAGAAAGTGCTGAATTGTGAAGTTAATGAGCAAGACGCTCATGAGCAATTACTAGCTCTAGCCAAAGG GGTTGGTGGTGTAACCATCCTACAGAAAGGAAAATCTGACCTCATTAGTGATGGTGAGACAG TAAAATCAGTTAGCATCTATGGTTCTCCAAGACGCTGTGGTGGCCAGGGTGATATACTTTCTGGAAG TGTGGCAGTATTTTTATCATGGGCCCGTCAACATCTTTCAGCTGCAGAAGGGGATACGAGTATCAG CAAAATTAATCCAACAATATTGGGTTGCATTGCTGGGTCTGCTTTGATGAGGAAGGCGGCATCACTTGCTTTTCAGAATAAGAAAAGGTCTACCCTCACTAGTGATATCATCGAGTTCTTGGGGACAAG TTTGGAGGATATATGTCCTGCCTGTTGA